Proteins encoded together in one Thermomonospora curvata DSM 43183 window:
- a CDS encoding cytochrome P450 yields the protein MVQNPAIADIDLVSMDFWDRPEKERLADFARLREVGAPVFFPEPRIPFVRRGQGFYALVRHADVVAASRDAKTFSSEPAATSPEPPAWLSMLLGTPMVNMDDPRHARLRRIVSRAFSPKMLSKIESDIQATATRIVDDVIAEGPRDFVEQVAARLPINVICSMMGIPERIRPYVLKRIDVMTEYSGVRGALTSRRALRLLGGNLRAIMDLHRLLARLARERRERPTDDLVSALVNANVDGERLTTRELGSFFDLLLVAGNETTRNALAHGLRLLTENPAQRELLLEDFEGRIGGAIEEIVRYSSPIIQFRRTVTRDCELNGHPLRAGDKVVLFYLAANHDPEVFPDPESFDITRKPNPHVGFGGPGPHLCLGANLARMELRIMFRELFSRLPELRTVGEPVPLLSSFDNGVKSQPFTFSRPS from the coding sequence GTGGTCCAGAACCCCGCCATCGCCGATATCGACCTGGTGAGCATGGATTTCTGGGACCGCCCAGAAAAAGAACGACTGGCCGATTTCGCCCGGCTCCGGGAAGTGGGAGCCCCGGTGTTCTTCCCCGAACCCCGCATCCCGTTCGTCCGCCGCGGTCAGGGCTTCTACGCGCTGGTCCGGCACGCCGACGTGGTGGCCGCCAGCCGGGACGCCAAGACCTTCAGCAGCGAACCGGCCGCCACCTCGCCCGAGCCGCCGGCCTGGCTGTCGATGCTGCTGGGCACCCCGATGGTCAACATGGACGACCCGCGGCACGCCCGGCTGCGCCGGATCGTCTCCCGGGCCTTCAGCCCGAAGATGCTCAGCAAGATCGAATCCGACATCCAGGCCACCGCCACCCGCATCGTCGACGACGTGATCGCCGAGGGGCCGCGCGACTTCGTCGAGCAGGTGGCCGCGCGGCTGCCCATCAACGTCATCTGCTCGATGATGGGCATCCCCGAGCGCATCCGCCCCTATGTGCTCAAGCGGATCGACGTCATGACCGAATACTCGGGGGTGCGCGGTGCGCTGACCAGCCGCCGGGCGCTGCGGCTGCTGGGCGGCAACCTGCGGGCGATCATGGACCTGCACCGGCTGCTGGCCCGCCTGGCCCGGGAGCGGCGCGAGCGGCCCACCGACGACCTGGTGTCGGCGCTGGTGAACGCCAACGTCGACGGGGAGCGCCTGACCACCCGGGAGCTGGGGTCCTTCTTCGACCTGCTGCTGGTGGCCGGCAACGAGACCACCCGCAACGCCCTGGCGCACGGGCTGCGGCTGCTGACGGAGAACCCCGCCCAGCGGGAGCTGCTGCTGGAGGACTTCGAGGGCCGCATCGGCGGGGCGATCGAGGAGATCGTCCGCTACTCCTCACCGATCATCCAGTTCCGCCGCACGGTGACCCGGGACTGCGAGCTGAACGGCCACCCGCTGCGGGCCGGCGACAAGGTGGTGCTGTTCTACCTGGCGGCCAACCACGACCCGGAGGTCTTCCCCGACCCCGAGTCCTTCGACATCACCCGCAAGCCGAACCCGCACGTGGGGTTCGGCGGGCCGGGTCCCCACCTGTGCCTGGGCGCCAACCTGGCTCGGATGGAGCTGCGGATCATGTTCCGGGAGCTGTTCTCCCGGCTGCCCGAGCTGCGCACCGTCGGTGAGCCCGTGCCGCTGCTGTCCAGTTTCGACAACGGCGTCAAGAGCCAGCCCTTCACCTTCTCGCGCCCGAGCTGA
- the glgB gene encoding 1,4-alpha-glucan branching protein GlgB, whose translation MTGVTHEDLDRLVGGHHHDPHSILGAHPGPDGVVIRALRPLAEQVEAILPDGTRHRLHHVHEGVFEVVLEAHRAVPDYRLAVRYAGGPELIQDDPYRHLPTVGELDLHLFGEGRHEELWRALGARVRSFPSQFGETRGVSFTVWAPNARGVRVIGDFNHWDGRAHPMRSLGASGVWELFVPGLGNGTTYKFEVLGADGQWRGKADPMARWTEQPPATASRVFESSYEWGDGAWMEQRASRDWLHEPMSIYEVHLGSWRKGLGYRELAEELTAYVQEMGFTHVEFLPVAEHPYGPSWGYQVTSYYAPTSRFGTPDDFRHLVDRLHQAGIGVLIDWVPAHFPRDEWALARFDGTALYEHDDPRKGEHPDWGTLVFNYGRAEVRNFLVANACYWLEEFHIDGLRVDAVASMLYLDYSRKDGEWTPNVYGGRENLEAISFLQETNATVYRRYPGIITVAEESTAWPGVTRPTHLGGLGFGFKWNMGWMHDTLTYLQHDPVFRHYHHNEITFSLIYAFSENYVLPLSHDEVVHLKGSLLAKMPGDTWKKFAGLRALFAYMWAHPGKQLLFMGGEFAQGGEWAEERPLDWWLLDNAAEGAAHLGVQKLVRDLNRVYRSCPALYTIDNEPGGFHWIDAGDAGRNTLSFLRYGSDGSVLACVVNFSGSPHENYRIGLPQAGGWREIVNTDAYEYGGSGVGNMGHVTAVDEPSHAQPASAVIRVPPLGALWLVPEESARPRPTAR comes from the coding sequence ATGACAGGGGTGACGCACGAGGACCTCGACCGGCTCGTCGGCGGGCACCACCACGATCCGCACTCGATCCTGGGAGCCCATCCCGGTCCCGACGGGGTCGTCATCCGGGCGCTGCGGCCGCTGGCCGAGCAGGTGGAGGCGATCTTGCCGGACGGCACCCGTCACCGGCTGCACCACGTCCACGAAGGGGTGTTCGAGGTCGTCCTCGAGGCGCACCGGGCCGTTCCCGACTACCGGCTGGCGGTGCGTTATGCCGGCGGGCCCGAGCTGATCCAGGACGACCCTTACCGGCACCTGCCCACCGTGGGGGAACTGGACCTGCACCTGTTCGGCGAGGGGCGCCATGAGGAGCTGTGGCGGGCGCTGGGCGCCCGGGTGCGTTCCTTCCCCTCGCAGTTCGGCGAGACCCGCGGGGTGTCCTTCACGGTGTGGGCGCCCAACGCCCGCGGGGTGCGGGTGATCGGCGACTTCAACCACTGGGACGGGCGGGCCCACCCGATGCGGTCGCTGGGCGCCAGCGGCGTGTGGGAGCTGTTCGTTCCCGGCCTGGGCAACGGCACCACCTATAAGTTCGAGGTGCTCGGCGCGGACGGCCAATGGCGCGGCAAGGCCGACCCGATGGCCCGGTGGACCGAGCAGCCGCCGGCCACCGCGTCCCGGGTGTTCGAGTCCTCCTATGAGTGGGGCGACGGCGCGTGGATGGAGCAGCGCGCCTCCCGCGACTGGCTGCACGAGCCGATGAGCATCTACGAAGTCCACCTGGGGTCCTGGCGCAAAGGGCTCGGCTACCGGGAGCTGGCCGAGGAGCTCACCGCCTACGTGCAGGAGATGGGCTTCACCCACGTGGAGTTCCTGCCGGTCGCCGAGCACCCCTACGGCCCGTCCTGGGGCTACCAGGTGACCTCCTACTACGCTCCCACGTCCCGGTTCGGCACCCCCGACGACTTCCGCCACCTGGTCGACCGGCTGCACCAGGCCGGCATCGGCGTGCTGATCGACTGGGTGCCCGCGCACTTCCCCAGGGACGAGTGGGCGCTGGCCCGCTTCGACGGCACCGCCCTGTACGAGCACGACGACCCGCGCAAGGGCGAGCATCCCGACTGGGGCACGCTGGTGTTCAACTACGGCCGCGCCGAGGTGCGCAACTTCCTGGTCGCCAACGCCTGCTACTGGCTGGAGGAGTTCCACATCGACGGGCTGCGCGTGGACGCCGTCGCCTCCATGCTGTACCTGGACTACTCCCGCAAGGACGGGGAGTGGACCCCCAACGTCTACGGCGGCCGGGAGAACCTGGAGGCCATCTCCTTCCTGCAGGAGACCAACGCCACCGTCTACCGGCGCTACCCGGGCATCATCACCGTCGCCGAGGAGTCCACCGCCTGGCCCGGAGTCACCCGCCCCACCCATCTGGGCGGGCTGGGCTTCGGCTTCAAGTGGAACATGGGCTGGATGCACGACACCCTGACCTACCTGCAGCACGACCCGGTGTTCCGGCACTACCACCACAACGAGATCACCTTCTCGCTGATCTACGCCTTCTCCGAGAACTACGTGCTGCCGCTGTCCCACGATGAGGTCGTGCACCTGAAGGGCTCGCTGCTGGCCAAGATGCCCGGCGACACCTGGAAGAAGTTCGCCGGCCTGCGCGCCTTGTTCGCCTACATGTGGGCGCACCCGGGCAAGCAGCTGCTGTTCATGGGCGGGGAGTTCGCCCAGGGCGGCGAGTGGGCCGAAGAACGCCCCCTGGACTGGTGGCTGCTGGACAACGCCGCCGAGGGCGCCGCGCACCTGGGCGTCCAAAAGCTCGTGCGCGACCTCAACCGCGTCTACCGCTCCTGCCCGGCCCTGTACACCATCGACAACGAGCCCGGCGGCTTCCACTGGATCGACGCCGGCGACGCCGGCCGCAACACCCTGTCGTTCCTGCGCTACGGCTCCGACGGCTCGGTGCTGGCCTGCGTGGTCAACTTCTCCGGCAGCCCCCATGAGAACTACCGCATCGGCCTGCCCCAGGCCGGCGGCTGGCGCGAGATCGTCAACACCGACGCCTACGAGTACGGCGGCAGCGGCGTGGGCAACATGGGCCATGTGACCGCCGTCGACGAGCCCTCCCACGCCCAGCCGGCCTCCGCCGTCATCCGCGTCCCCCCGCTGGGCGCCCTCTGGCTCGTCCCCGAAGAGTCCGCCCGCCCCCGCCCGACCGCGCGCTAG
- a CDS encoding GH39 family glycosyl hydrolase, producing the protein MELTEQDTHAQSPPPGPPRRRRWPTAVAVIAPVVLIAAAAFFVLRDDARHDDSSAPTQAGQLGRIGVPYDSSWPVWGFTHTQSSADVGPASEVAAAALDDQPLIQNQHIMGWGADNPEPSPGQYNFAALDRRMNYIRKTGGIPVITLCCAPDWMKGGRAGQTDWTRLEAAPLPEYYDDFARLAATVARRYPYVRHFMVWNELKGFFDERLGRWDHEGYTRLYNQVYDAIKAVDPDIKVGGPYVPMYSHAHDRGSHVRGPWGSVDRIALEAVEYWLAHKRGADFLVIDGPTASDDKDVHPDEVTALDKFVAINQWLRSKTDLPIWWSEYYIEPSTDPWSEDKRVAMHVATLIDQAKTGAATVLYWNRIPVREGDRECKGCLWITTSVPDGGTPGRMLGVLQSFARWFPAGTPMVDVPSSSGKVRVLAQPRKIVAVNLSTERVEARIDGKKFTFAPYQVRWLDRDSR; encoded by the coding sequence ATGGAACTCACCGAGCAGGACACCCACGCCCAGTCCCCGCCGCCCGGGCCGCCGCGGCGCCGCAGATGGCCGACCGCGGTCGCGGTCATCGCACCGGTCGTGCTCATCGCCGCCGCGGCGTTCTTCGTGCTGCGCGACGACGCGCGCCACGACGATAGCTCGGCGCCCACCCAGGCCGGGCAGCTCGGCAGAATCGGCGTCCCCTATGACTCGTCCTGGCCGGTGTGGGGCTTCACCCATACCCAAAGCAGCGCCGACGTCGGCCCGGCCAGCGAGGTGGCGGCCGCGGCGCTGGACGACCAGCCGCTGATCCAGAACCAGCACATCATGGGCTGGGGGGCCGACAATCCCGAGCCCAGCCCGGGCCAGTACAACTTCGCCGCCCTGGACCGCCGGATGAACTACATCCGCAAGACCGGCGGCATCCCGGTGATCACGCTGTGCTGCGCGCCGGACTGGATGAAGGGCGGGCGGGCGGGCCAGACCGACTGGACCAGGCTGGAGGCCGCTCCTCTCCCCGAGTATTACGACGATTTCGCCCGTCTGGCCGCCACCGTGGCGCGCCGCTACCCGTACGTGCGGCATTTCATGGTCTGGAACGAGCTCAAGGGCTTTTTCGACGAAAGGCTCGGGCGCTGGGACCACGAGGGCTACACCCGGCTGTACAACCAGGTCTACGACGCCATCAAGGCGGTCGATCCCGACATCAAGGTCGGCGGTCCCTACGTTCCCATGTACAGCCACGCGCACGACCGGGGGTCCCATGTGCGCGGGCCCTGGGGCAGCGTGGACCGGATCGCGCTGGAGGCGGTGGAGTACTGGCTGGCCCACAAGCGCGGCGCGGACTTCCTCGTCATCGACGGCCCGACCGCCAGCGACGACAAGGACGTCCACCCCGACGAGGTCACCGCGCTGGACAAGTTCGTGGCGATCAACCAGTGGCTGCGGTCCAAGACCGACCTGCCGATCTGGTGGAGCGAGTACTACATCGAGCCCAGCACCGACCCCTGGAGCGAGGACAAGCGGGTCGCCATGCACGTGGCCACGCTGATCGACCAGGCCAAGACGGGCGCGGCCACGGTGCTGTACTGGAACCGCATCCCGGTCCGGGAGGGCGACCGCGAGTGCAAGGGCTGCCTGTGGATCACCACGTCGGTGCCGGACGGCGGCACCCCGGGCCGGATGCTGGGCGTGCTGCAGTCGTTCGCGCGGTGGTTCCCGGCCGGGACGCCCATGGTGGACGTCCCGTCCTCCTCCGGCAAGGTCCGGGTGCTGGCCCAGCCGCGCAAGATCGTGGCGGTCAACCTCTCCACCGAGCGGGTCGAGGCCCGCATCGACGGCAAGAAGTTCACCTTCGCTCCGTATCAGGTCCGCTGGCTGGACCGTGACTCCCGCTGA
- a CDS encoding GNAT family N-acetyltransferase: MRITVIRPRELGSAELAAWRAMQAAGPRLANPFMSPEYAQAVDRVLKGRARVAVLEDGPDLVGFFPFELNGPGVGSAIGGWLSLCQGLIHVPGLMRLDARELLRGCGLGVWEYGTLAAGQPWFEPYTTKTLGSVIMDLSGGFEGYLKGLRERGSKVVKQTRYKERRMGREVGEVRFEFDVRDAGALRLVRQWKSAQYRAMGRVDRFSRRWVVELVELLHGMHGEDFAGSLSMLYAGDRPVAGHFGLRSRHTLITWFPVYDPAYAKYSPGLALHLHMAEEAAKLGIREMDLGPGVGWRYKEELKSHETPVGEGVVRRPCLSAAAHWVRRAPLARARRMILDNERLYGMADRAMRRYGAWRTRSR, translated from the coding sequence ATGCGTATAACCGTCATCCGTCCCCGCGAGCTGGGAAGCGCCGAGCTGGCGGCCTGGCGTGCGATGCAGGCGGCCGGCCCGCGGCTGGCCAACCCGTTCATGTCCCCCGAGTACGCCCAGGCGGTGGACCGGGTGCTGAAGGGACGAGCCCGGGTCGCGGTCTTAGAGGACGGCCCCGACCTGGTGGGCTTCTTCCCCTTCGAGCTGAACGGCCCGGGGGTCGGCTCCGCCATCGGCGGCTGGCTGTCGCTGTGCCAGGGGCTGATCCACGTTCCCGGCCTGATGCGGCTGGACGCCCGGGAGCTGCTGCGCGGCTGCGGGCTGGGGGTGTGGGAGTACGGGACGCTGGCGGCCGGGCAGCCGTGGTTCGAGCCCTACACCACCAAGACCCTCGGCTCGGTGATCATGGATCTGAGCGGCGGGTTCGAGGGCTACCTCAAAGGGCTGCGGGAGAGGGGCTCGAAGGTCGTCAAGCAGACCCGCTACAAGGAGCGCCGGATGGGGCGCGAGGTCGGCGAGGTGCGCTTTGAGTTCGACGTGCGCGACGCCGGCGCGCTGCGCCTGGTGCGGCAGTGGAAGTCCGCCCAATACCGGGCGATGGGCCGCGTCGACCGTTTCTCCCGCCGCTGGGTGGTGGAGCTGGTCGAGCTGCTGCACGGGATGCACGGGGAGGACTTCGCCGGGTCGCTGTCCATGCTGTACGCCGGCGACCGCCCGGTGGCCGGGCACTTCGGGCTGCGCAGCAGGCACACGCTGATCACCTGGTTCCCGGTCTACGACCCGGCCTATGCCAAGTACTCCCCCGGCCTGGCGCTGCACCTGCACATGGCCGAGGAGGCGGCCAAGCTGGGCATCCGGGAGATGGATCTGGGGCCGGGCGTCGGCTGGCGCTACAAGGAGGAGCTGAAAAGCCACGAGACCCCGGTCGGCGAAGGGGTGGTGCGCCGCCCCTGCCTGAGCGCCGCCGCCCACTGGGTCCGGCGCGCGCCGCTGGCCCGGGCGCGCCGGATGATCCTGGACAACGAGCGCCTGTACGGCATGGCCGACCGCGCCATGCGCCGGTACGGGGCGTGGCGCACCCGGTCCCGGTGA
- a CDS encoding GntR family transcriptional regulator has protein sequence MQERPAYLRIAAELREQITRGDYPPGSRLPTLARLCRMHGVSEIVARQAIALLRGEGLVETRRGGGTVVRARPAARRIAMSRYRNDPAATAPATSFTRDQRIGWDAYRLDRAFARVRADPHLASLLEVAAGTWLLRRRFVFYARDEPQQLSVSYLPWSLVRGTPVADPAREPWPGGTPAQLAYLGRPVTRVEESVRARMPTPEEVETLRMAAGVPVLAVTRRMLSGGRPCEVCRDIVIPADRVILDYAIDL, from the coding sequence GTGCAGGAACGCCCGGCATACCTCCGGATCGCCGCGGAGCTGCGCGAGCAGATCACCCGGGGCGACTACCCGCCCGGTTCGCGGCTGCCCACGCTGGCCCGGCTGTGCCGCATGCACGGCGTCTCGGAGATCGTGGCCCGCCAGGCCATCGCCCTGCTGCGCGGCGAGGGACTGGTGGAGACCCGCCGCGGCGGCGGCACGGTGGTGCGGGCCCGCCCGGCCGCCCGCCGCATCGCCATGTCCCGCTACCGCAACGATCCCGCGGCGACCGCTCCGGCCACCTCCTTCACCCGCGATCAGCGCATCGGCTGGGACGCCTACCGCCTCGACAGGGCCTTCGCCCGGGTGCGCGCCGACCCCCACCTGGCCTCGCTGCTGGAGGTCGCCGCCGGCACCTGGCTGCTGCGCCGCCGCTTCGTGTTCTACGCCCGCGACGAGCCCCAGCAGCTGTCGGTCAGCTACCTGCCCTGGTCACTGGTCAGGGGCACCCCGGTCGCCGACCCCGCCCGCGAGCCCTGGCCCGGCGGCACCCCCGCCCAGCTGGCCTACCTGGGCCGCCCCGTCACCCGCGTGGAGGAGTCCGTGCGGGCCCGCATGCCCACCCCCGAGGAGGTGGAGACGCTGCGCATGGCCGCCGGCGTCCCCGTCCTCGCCGTCACCCGCCGCATGCTGTCCGGCGGCCGCCCCTGCGAGGTCTGCCGCGACATCGTCATCCCCGCCGACCGCGTCATCCTCGACTACGCCATCGACCTGTGA